Genomic segment of Acidimicrobiales bacterium:
GCCTGGCTGCTGCGGTGGATCACCACTTCCACCGGTTGGCGTACCAAGAGACCGTGGGGCATCAGATGCTCGATTTCAGGTACGAAGGCGTCGATCCGCTCCGGCGTGTCGATAATCGTGATCACCACCGGCACGTCGTCTTTGACCGCAAGGGCGTGGCGGCGGTGGACTCCAACCGATTCACCGAAGCCTTCCACTGCCTGCAGGACCGTCGCCCCCGCCATGCCCATAAGGCGGGCGCGCCGGACGATCTCGACGA
This window contains:
- a CDS encoding DUF190 domain-containing protein; amino-acid sequence: MTLPAKAERLTVYLDQPARHGGVAGFVEIVRRARLMGMAGATVLQAVEGFGESVGVHRRHALAVKDDVPVVITIIDTPERIDAFVPEIEHLMPHGLLVRQPVEVVIHRSSQASPERRDG